The Felis catus isolate Fca126 chromosome X, F.catus_Fca126_mat1.0, whole genome shotgun sequence genome includes a region encoding these proteins:
- the TLR8 gene encoding toll-like receptor 8 produces MTLQSLLLTCLFLLISDSREFFTEANYSRSYPCDEKRQNGSIIAQCNDRRLREVPQTVSKYVTALDLSYNFITHITNESFQGLQNLTRINLNHNANQQHLNENPDINRSGMNITDGAFLNLQNLNQLLLEDNQLDQIPAGLPGSLRELSLIQNNIIWVAKKNTSGLTNLQRLYLSWNCYFGNNCNNKTFDIEDGTFESLTNLQVLSLSFNKLVHVPPKLPNSLTELYLSNAKIKVISQEDFKGLTNLRVLDLSGNCPRCFNAPFPCTPCEGGSSIQIHPLAFQTLTELRYLNLSSTSLQKIPAMWFQSMHNLKVLHLEFNYLVDEIASGEFLTKLPSLEILDLSYNYVKAKYPRYINISQNFSHLKLLQTLHLRGYVFQELRAEDFQPLMNLSNLKTINLGINFIKQINFTLFQNFSNLSIIYLSENRISPLVNDIKQNDMSGSSFQSHIRRLRSADTEFDPHSNFYHNTNPLIKPQCTVYGKALDLSLNSIFFIGREQFKAFHDIACLNLSSNGNGQVLHGTEFSAVPHIKYLDLTNNRLDFDDDNALSDLPELEVLDLSYNAHYFRIAGVTHRLGFIQNLTQLKVLNLSHNSIYTLTEQDLRSMSLKELVFSGNRLDILWNAEGDKYWKIFTNLGNLTWLDLSSNNLRHIPNEAFLNLPQSLTKLYIRDNVLNSFNWTLLQLFPHLQLLDLSGNRLSSLTNSLSKFTPSLRTLLLRRNRISHLPSNFLSEASSLIHLDLSSNLLKMINKSTLQTKTATNLTILELGRNPFDCTCDIGDFRRWMDENLDVTIPRLADVICSSPGDQRGKSIVSLELTTCVSDTIAAILCFFTFFITITVMLAALGHHWFYWDVWFIYHVCLAKIKGYRSLSTSQTFYDAYVSYDTKDASVTDWVINELRFHLEESEEKNVLLCLEERDWDPGLAIIDNLIQSINQSKKTIFVLTKKYAKNWNFKTAFYLALQRLMDENMDVIIFILLEPVLQNSQYLRLRQRICKSSILQWPDNPKAEGLFWQSLKNVVLTENDSRYNNLYVDSIKQY; encoded by the coding sequence ATGACCCTTCAGTCTTTGCTTCTAACCTGCCTTTTCCTGCTGATCTCTGATTCCCGTGAGTTCTTCACTGAAGCAAATTATTCTAGAAGCTATCCTTGCGACGAGAAAAGACAAAATGGCTCTATTATTGCACAGTGCAATGACCGTCGACTGCGAGAAGTTCCCCAAACAGTGAGCAAATATGTGACAGCACTAGACCTGTCTTATAATTTCATCACACACATAACAAACGAATCATTTCAAGGGCTGCAAAATCTTACTAGAATAAATCTAAACCACAATGCCAATCAACAGCACCTGAATGAAAACCCTGATATAAACAGAAGTGGCATGAATATTACAGATGGGGCATTCCTCAACCTACAAAATCTAAACCAGCTACTGCTTGAAGACAACCAGTTAGACCAAATACCTGCTGGTTTGCCGGGGTCTTTGAGGGAACTTAGTCTAATTCAAAACAACATAATTTGGGTAGCTAAAAAGAATACTTCTGGACTTACGaatctgcaaagactctatttGAGCTGGAACTGCTATTTTGGTAATAATTGTAATAACAAAACTTTCGACATAGAAGATGGGACGTTTGAAAGTCTTACAAATTTGCAGGTGCTGTCACTGTCTTTTAATAAACTTGTCCATGTGCCACCTAAACTGCCAAACTCCCTAACAGAACTTTACCTTAGCAATGCCAAGATTAAAGTCATCAGTCAGGAAGACTTCAAGGGATTGACAAACTTAAGAGTGCTAGATTTAAGCGGGAACTGTCCAAGGTGTTTCAACGCGCCATTTCCCTGTACACCTTGTGAAGGAGGCTCTTCAATTCAGATCCATCCTCTTGCTTTCCAAACGCTGACGGAACTTCGCTACCTAAACCTCTCTAGCACTTCCCTCCAGAAGATTCCTGCAATGTGGTTTCAAAGTATGCATAATCTGAAGGTGCTACATCTGGAATTCAACTACTTAGTTGACGAAATAGCCTCTGGGGAATTTTTAACGAAACTGCCCTCCTTAGAAATTCTTGACCTATCTTACAACTATGTAAAGGCGAAATATCCAAGATATATTAACATTTCTCAAAACTTCTCTCATCTGAAGTTGCTCCAGACATTGCACTTGAGAGGTTATGTGTTCCAGGAACTTAGAGCAGAAGATTTCCAGCCCCTCATGAATCTCTCAAACTTAAAGACTATCAACTTGGGCATTAACTTTATTAAGCAAATTAATTTTACCCTTTTCCAAAATTTCTCCAACCTGAGCATCATTTACTTGTCAGAAAACAGAATATCACCCTTGGTAAATGATATCAAGCAAAACGATATGAGTGGTTCCTCTTTTCAAAGTCATATCCGTAGGCTACGCTCAGCAGATACTGAGTTTGACCCACATTCAAATTTTTATCATAACACCAACCCTTTAATAAAGCCACAGTGTACAGTTTATGGCAAAGCCTTAGATTTAAGCCTGaacagtattttctttattgggCGAGAGCAATTCAAAGCTTTTCATGACATTGCCTGCTTAAATCTGTCTTCTAATGGCAACGGCCAAGTGTTGCACGGGACTGAATTTTCAGCTGTACCTCACATCAAATATTTGGATTTGACAAACAATAGACTGGACTTTGATGATGATAATGCTCTCAGTGACCTGCCAGAGTTAGAGGTTCTAGATCTCAGCTACAACGCACACTATTTCCGAATAGCAGGGGTAACGCACCGCTTAGGATTTATTCAAAATTTAACACAACTGAAAGTTTTAAACTTGAGCCACAACAGCATTTATACTTTAACGGAGCAAGACCTGAGAAGCATGTCCCTGAAAGAGTTAGTTTTCAGTGGAAACCGCCTTGACATTTTGTGGAACGCCGAAGGTGACAAGTACTggaaaatttttacaaatctcGGGAATCTGACATGGCTTGATTTGTCCTCAAATAACCTTAGGCACATCCCGAACGAAGCTTTCCTTAACTTGCCCCAGAGCCTCACCAAACTATACATAAGAGATAATGTGTTAAATTCCTTTAACTGGACACTGCTCCAGCTGTTTCCTCATCTCCAGTTGCTCGACTTAAGTGGAAACAGGCTGTCCTCTTTGACCAACAGCCTCTCTAAATTCACGCCTTCTCTTCGCACGCTGCTACTGCGTCGAAACAGGATTTCCCACCTGCCCTCCAACTTTCTTTCTGAAGCCAGCAGCCTGATACACCTCGATTTAAGTTCCAACCTGCTGAAGATGATCAACAAATCCACACTTCAAACCAAGACCGCCACCAACCTAACCATTTTGGAACTAGGTAGGAACCCTTTTGACTGTACCTGTGACATTGGAGATTTTcgaagatggatggatgaaaatcTGGATGTCACCATTCCTAGATTGGCAGACGTCATTTGCTCTAGCCCGGGGGATCAAAGAGGGAAGAGCATCGTGAGTCTAGAGCTAACGACTTGTGTTTCAGACACCATTGCGGCGATACTGTGTTTCTTCACGTTCTTTATCACCATCACGGTTATGTTGGCTGCCCTGGGTCACCATTGGTTTTACTGGGATGTTTGGTTTATCTATCATGTGTGTTTAGCTAAGATAAAAGGCTACAGGTCTCTTTCCACATCCCAAACTTTCTATGATGCCTACGTTTCTTATGACACCAAAGACGCCTCTGTTACCGACTGGGTGATAAATGAGCTACGCTTCCACCTAGAAGAGAGcgaagaaaaaaatgtgctccTCTGTTTAGAGGAGAGGGACTGGGACCCGGGCTTAGCCATCATCGATAACCTCATCCAGAGCATAAACCAAAGCAAGAAAACAATATTTGTCTTAACcaaaaaatatgccaaaaactGGAACTTTAAAACGGCATTCTACTTGGCCTTGCAGAGGCTAATGGATGAGAATATGGATGTGATTATATTTATTCTGCTGGAGCCAGTGCTACAGAATTCTCAGTATCTGAGGCTGCGCCAAAGGATCTGCAAGAGCTCCATCCTTCAATGGCCTGACAACCCCAAGGCAGAAGGCTTGTTTTGGCAAAGTCTGAAGAACGTGGTCTTAACTGAAAATGATTCACGGTATAACAATCTGTATGTTGATTCCATTAAACAATACTAA